One window of the Rhizobiaceae bacterium genome contains the following:
- a CDS encoding porin family protein — MKTVSKFARSSLAAAGIVALLGAVPVFAADAVMEEPPAPAPIEELPVASWAGPYIGLSAGYGFAGTTDDNGNDIDTDGFIGGGFAGMQWQNGNFVYGVEGDVNYNGMDGANAGVESESRVDGSLRGRLGYSVTPDVLLYGTAGGAAQSLKIRDAVGSDTNSMVGWTAGVGADIKVTEQVFGRVEYRYSDYGSADFNTGAGDRSIDSTDNRITFGVGMKF, encoded by the coding sequence ATGAAGACTGTTTCTAAGTTCGCGCGTTCATCGCTTGCCGCGGCAGGCATCGTCGCGCTTCTGGGCGCTGTGCCCGTTTTCGCGGCTGACGCTGTCATGGAAGAGCCGCCGGCCCCGGCTCCCATCGAGGAGCTTCCGGTGGCCAGTTGGGCCGGTCCCTATATCGGTCTTTCCGCCGGCTACGGCTTCGCCGGAACCACTGACGACAACGGCAATGACATCGACACCGACGGCTTCATCGGCGGCGGTTTCGCCGGCATGCAGTGGCAGAACGGCAACTTCGTCTACGGTGTCGAAGGCGACGTGAACTACAACGGCATGGACGGCGCCAATGCCGGCGTCGAATCGGAGTCGCGTGTCGACGGATCGCTGCGCGGTCGCCTCGGCTATTCCGTAACGCCTGACGTGCTGCTCTACGGCACCGCCGGTGGTGCCGCGCAGAGCCTGAAAATCCGAGACGCTGTCGGTTCCGACACCAATTCGATGGTCGGCTGGACGGCAGGCGTCGGCGCCGACATAAAGGTCACCGAGCAGGTCTTCGGCCGCGTCGAGTATCGCTACTCGGACTATGGCAGCGCCGACTTCAACACCGGTGCGGGTGATCGCAGCATCGACTCGACCGACAACCGGATTACCTTCGGCGTCGGTATGAAATTCTGA
- the uvrC gene encoding excinuclease ABC subunit UvrC gives MNSQRNAIPPAPPRPAKAATGVADDVAGYLPGDDIDDDDAPAPEVENNAPAVDFTTIEWDPYRGDAEGKAGAEVIHTLARRLPNRPGVYRMMNAAGDVLYVGKARSLKKRVTNYAQGRFHTNRIGRMVRETTTMEFVVTRTETEALLLEANLIKRLRPRFNVLLRDDKSFPYIVLTGDHPSPGIFKHRGARSRKGDYFGPFASAGAVGRTINSLQRAFLLRTCTDSVFESRTRPCLLYQIKRCSGPCTGEISVSDYAELVAEAKDFLSGRSQKVKAEISSAMQQAAENLDFEQAAVFRDRLAALSHVQAHQGINPQSVDEADVFAIHTEGGQSCIQVFFFRTGQNWGNRAYFPKADASIESAEILGSFLAQFYDDKPCPRQILLASGIEEQELLAEALSTRSGHKVTVSVPQRGEKKDLTEHALQNAREALGRRLAETSTQARLLAGFAETFGLPGAPTRIEVYDNSHIMGTNAVGAMIVAGPEGFVKNQYRKFNIRSTDITPGDDFGMMREVMERRFSRLLKENADEARTDPGRDDGAFPAWPDVILIDGGQGQMSAVRGILDNLGVADRVVAIGVAKGQDREAGRERFFCEGRGSFTLPVRDPVLYFVQRLRDEAHRFAIGSHRARRKKEMTKNPLDEIAGIGPTRKRALLLHFGTAKAVSRAAVSDLVAVDGISEAVAQLVYNHFHEK, from the coding sequence ATGAATTCGCAGAGAAACGCAATCCCGCCCGCGCCGCCACGGCCCGCGAAAGCGGCGACGGGCGTGGCGGACGACGTTGCCGGCTATCTGCCGGGCGACGACATAGACGATGACGATGCTCCCGCACCGGAAGTTGAAAACAATGCGCCTGCGGTCGACTTCACCACTATAGAATGGGACCCTTACAGGGGCGATGCCGAGGGCAAGGCAGGCGCGGAGGTGATCCACACGCTTGCAAGACGGTTGCCCAACCGGCCGGGCGTCTATCGCATGATGAACGCCGCCGGCGACGTGCTTTATGTCGGCAAGGCGCGCAGCCTGAAGAAACGCGTCACCAACTACGCGCAGGGACGCTTCCACACCAACCGCATCGGCCGGATGGTTCGCGAGACGACGACGATGGAGTTCGTCGTCACGCGCACCGAGACCGAAGCGCTTCTGCTGGAAGCCAACCTGATCAAGCGGTTGCGGCCGCGCTTTAACGTCCTGCTGCGGGACGACAAATCGTTTCCCTATATCGTGCTGACGGGCGATCATCCCTCGCCCGGCATCTTCAAGCATCGCGGGGCGCGCTCGCGAAAGGGCGACTATTTCGGGCCGTTCGCTTCGGCCGGGGCGGTCGGCCGCACGATCAATTCGTTGCAGCGCGCGTTTCTGCTGCGCACCTGCACCGATTCCGTCTTCGAAAGCCGGACGAGGCCCTGCCTGCTTTACCAGATCAAGCGCTGCTCCGGCCCTTGCACCGGCGAGATCTCAGTATCGGACTATGCGGAGTTGGTGGCCGAAGCGAAAGACTTCCTTTCCGGCCGCAGTCAGAAGGTGAAGGCGGAGATCTCTTCCGCCATGCAGCAGGCGGCCGAAAACCTGGATTTCGAACAGGCGGCCGTGTTCCGCGACCGCCTCGCGGCCCTTTCGCACGTGCAGGCGCATCAGGGCATCAATCCGCAGTCGGTGGACGAGGCGGACGTTTTCGCCATCCACACCGAGGGCGGCCAGAGCTGCATACAGGTGTTCTTCTTCCGCACCGGTCAGAACTGGGGCAACCGCGCCTATTTTCCGAAGGCCGATGCCTCGATCGAATCTGCGGAAATTCTGGGCTCGTTTCTGGCGCAGTTTTACGACGACAAACCCTGCCCGCGTCAGATCCTGCTCGCCAGCGGCATCGAGGAGCAGGAGCTTCTGGCGGAGGCGCTGTCGACGCGATCAGGCCACAAGGTGACGGTAAGCGTACCGCAGCGCGGCGAAAAAAAGGACCTGACCGAACATGCGCTGCAGAACGCCCGCGAGGCGCTTGGAAGACGGCTCGCCGAAACGTCGACGCAGGCTCGGCTTCTCGCGGGCTTCGCCGAGACTTTCGGGCTTCCGGGCGCGCCGACGCGGATCGAGGTCTACGACAATTCGCATATCATGGGCACGAACGCGGTGGGCGCGATGATCGTCGCCGGGCCGGAAGGTTTCGTGAAGAACCAGTATCGCAAGTTCAACATACGCTCGACCGACATCACGCCCGGTGACGATTTCGGCATGATGCGCGAGGTGATGGAACGCCGCTTCTCGCGGCTTCTGAAGGAGAACGCTGACGAAGCGAGAACGGACCCAGGTCGGGACGACGGCGCTTTTCCTGCCTGGCCGGACGTCATCCTGATCGACGGCGGCCAGGGCCAGATGTCGGCCGTGCGCGGCATTCTCGACAATCTCGGCGTTGCCGATCGCGTCGTCGCCATCGGCGTCGCCAAGGGTCAGGATCGCGAGGCCGGGCGCGAGCGCTTTTTCTGCGAGGGCCGGGGCTCGTTCACCCTACCCGTGCGCGACCCCGTCCTCTATTTCGTGCAAAGGCTGCGCGACGAGGCGCACCGTTTCGCCATCGGATCGCACCGGGCGCGGCGCAAGAAGGAAATGACGAAGAACCCGCTCGACGAGATCGCCGGCATCGGCCCGACCCGGAAACGCGCCTTGCTGCTGCATTTCGGAACGGCCAAAGCCGTGAGTCGCGCCGCCGTGTCCGATCTGGTGGCTGTCGACGGCATTTCGGAAGCCGTCGCGCAACTGGTCTACAACCATTTTCATGAGAAATAA
- a CDS encoding SDR family oxidoreductase, whose protein sequence is MRNAGTALVTGGARRIGRAIVEDLAASGFSVVIHCNRSTAEAEALAAGIREKGDTAGVVSADLTDLEAADGLVRRASAVCGPVDLLVNNASAFEPDTAEDFEWDRWDRHFAIHVKAPVLLTRRFAEALPDGREGLVVNLIDQRVWRPTPRYFSYALSKAALWDATRTMAQSYAPRIRVNAIGPGPTLANIRQSDADFRAQTDSILLGRGPSLGEFGATIRYLWEARSVTGQMIAIDGGQHLAWQTPDVTGNE, encoded by the coding sequence GTGAGAAACGCCGGAACGGCACTCGTCACCGGAGGCGCAAGGCGCATCGGCCGCGCCATCGTGGAGGACCTGGCAGCGAGCGGATTTTCCGTCGTCATCCACTGCAACCGCTCCACGGCCGAGGCTGAGGCTCTCGCCGCCGGTATCCGCGAAAAAGGCGATACGGCCGGCGTGGTCAGCGCCGACCTGACCGACCTGGAGGCGGCTGACGGACTTGTGCGGCGCGCCAGTGCCGTTTGCGGTCCCGTCGACCTTCTCGTCAACAATGCCTCGGCTTTCGAGCCGGATACCGCCGAGGATTTCGAATGGGATCGATGGGACCGCCATTTCGCGATCCATGTGAAGGCTCCCGTGCTGCTCACACGCCGCTTCGCCGAAGCGCTCCCTGACGGTCGCGAGGGGCTTGTGGTCAACCTGATCGACCAGCGTGTCTGGAGGCCCACTCCACGCTATTTTTCCTATGCCCTGTCGAAGGCTGCTCTGTGGGACGCCACGCGCACCATGGCGCAAAGCTACGCTCCGCGCATACGCGTCAACGCCATCGGACCCGGCCCGACGCTGGCGAATATCAGGCAGAGCGATGCCGATTTCCGGGCGCAGACGGACAGCATCCTGCTCGGCCGCGGACCGTCACTGGGTGAATTCGGGGCAACGATCCGCTATCTATGGGAAGCGCGGTCGGTCACCGGCCAGATGATCGCGATAGACGGCGGCCAGCATCTGGCCTGGCAGACGCCGGACGTGACAGGAAACGAATGA
- a CDS encoding ribonuclease T2, which yields MPNTPVVQIQPAAKHDGDAVPVGSGFDFYVLSLSWSPSYCEAEGAEANRQQCSGGRPYAFVVHGLWPQYERGYPQDCATGKRDVPNDALHSLYDIMPSAGLIRHQWRKHGSCAGLSQSDYFKVVRKARNVIAVPGEFARLDNYRTVSPQDVERSFLRSNPSLPANAIAVTCDKRYLREVLICLTRQLSFRACEEVDRRACRSSKAVMPPVRGG from the coding sequence GTGCCGAACACGCCGGTCGTCCAGATCCAGCCGGCGGCGAAGCACGACGGCGACGCGGTGCCGGTCGGCTCCGGCTTCGATTTCTATGTCCTCTCGCTGTCCTGGTCGCCGAGCTATTGCGAGGCGGAAGGGGCTGAGGCCAATCGACAGCAGTGTTCGGGCGGCCGCCCCTATGCCTTCGTGGTCCACGGGCTTTGGCCTCAGTATGAGCGCGGCTATCCGCAGGACTGCGCCACGGGCAAACGCGACGTGCCGAACGATGCCCTGCACAGCCTCTACGACATCATGCCTTCCGCCGGACTGATCCGCCATCAGTGGCGCAAGCATGGCAGTTGCGCAGGGCTGTCGCAAAGCGACTATTTCAAGGTGGTGCGCAAGGCTCGCAACGTCATTGCCGTGCCCGGCGAATTCGCGCGGCTGGACAATTACCGGACCGTCTCGCCGCAGGATGTCGAGCGCAGTTTCCTCCGATCCAATCCTTCCCTGCCGGCGAATGCCATCGCGGTGACCTGCGACAAGCGGTATCTGCGCGAGGTGCTTATCTGCCTCACCCGCCAGCTTTCCTTCCGCGCCTGCGAGGAGGTCGACCGCCGCGCCTGCCGCTCGTCGAAAGCCGTCATGCCGCCCGTGCGCGGTGGATAG
- a CDS encoding glutathione S-transferase N-terminal domain-containing protein, translating to MPKVLCSPASPYSAKVRIAAAYAGLPFVEATTDTGSQPESLTALNPLGKIPVWITDEGRAIFDSRVITQYLNRESGGKLFPRNPAKRLDAEQLEAVADGICDVLLAHVYERRMRPAEKVHEEWLERQWSKAVRALDALCADMPKLPQKIHAGHIALRAAIGYLDLRFAGKWERGHTKLKRWAARFDQKFPELARLVPTA from the coding sequence ATGCCGAAAGTGCTTTGTTCGCCCGCCTCGCCCTATAGCGCGAAGGTGCGGATTGCGGCCGCCTATGCCGGCCTTCCGTTCGTCGAGGCGACGACCGACACCGGGTCGCAACCCGAATCGCTCACCGCGCTGAATCCCTTGGGCAAGATCCCGGTGTGGATCACCGACGAAGGCCGCGCGATCTTCGACAGCCGGGTCATCACGCAGTACCTCAACAGGGAATCCGGCGGAAAACTCTTTCCGCGCAATCCGGCCAAGCGACTGGACGCCGAACAACTGGAGGCGGTAGCCGACGGCATCTGCGACGTGCTGCTCGCGCATGTCTACGAACGCCGCATGCGGCCGGCGGAAAAGGTGCATGAGGAATGGCTCGAACGTCAATGGAGCAAGGCCGTGCGCGCCCTCGATGCGCTCTGCGCCGACATGCCCAAGCTGCCGCAGAAGATTCATGCGGGGCACATCGCCCTGCGCGCCGCCATCGGCTATCTCGACCTGCGCTTTGCCGGGAAGTGGGAGCGCGGCCACACAAAGCTGAAGCGCTGGGCAGCACGCTTCGACCAGAAGTTCCCCGAACTCGCCAGACTGGTTCCTACCGCATAG
- the pgsA gene encoding CDP-diacylglycerol--glycerol-3-phosphate 3-phosphatidyltransferase, whose product MARRAFNLPNLLTYGRILAVPLIVLCFFLEGRLQSSDFARWSALAIFVIASITDYFDGYLARAWQQTSNIGRMLDPIADKLLVATCLLLLAADTDRTIAGWSLWAAIIILCREILVSGLREYLAALKVSVPVTQLAKWKTAIQMVSIAVLLAGPALDKIVPYATETGIALLWISAIVTLYTGYDYFRAGVKHIVDE is encoded by the coding sequence ATGGCAAGACGCGCGTTCAATCTCCCGAATCTGCTGACGTATGGGCGAATTCTCGCGGTTCCGCTCATCGTCCTGTGTTTTTTCCTCGAAGGCAGGCTGCAATCGAGCGACTTCGCACGCTGGTCCGCGCTTGCGATCTTCGTGATCGCCAGCATCACCGATTATTTCGACGGCTATCTCGCACGGGCATGGCAGCAGACATCCAATATCGGCCGGATGCTCGACCCGATCGCGGACAAGCTGCTGGTCGCTACCTGTCTTCTGCTGCTGGCCGCCGATACCGATCGCACCATCGCTGGGTGGTCGCTCTGGGCGGCGATCATCATCCTTTGCCGCGAAATCCTCGTGTCCGGCCTGCGCGAGTACCTTGCGGCGCTGAAGGTCAGCGTGCCCGTGACGCAACTCGCCAAGTGGAAGACGGCGATCCAGATGGTGTCCATCGCCGTGCTGCTGGCCGGTCCCGCTCTGGACAAGATCGTCCCCTACGCTACCGAAACCGGCATCGCGCTGCTTTGGATCTCTGCCATCGTGACGCTTTATACCGGTTACGATTATTTCCGCGCCGGCGTGAAACACATCGTCGACGAGTAG
- the rlmJ gene encoding 23S rRNA (adenine(2030)-N(6))-methyltransferase RlmJ: MNYRHVYHAGNFADVVKHAALTRIVEYLKKKEASFRVIDTHAGRGLYDLSSAEAQKTGEWRDGIGRVMEAKLPREAALLLKPYLDAVAAFNPEGGLRQYPGSPLITRALLRKQDRLSAIELHPEDAESLAAQFEGDVQTRVIVLNGWLALGAHLPPKEKRGLVLVDPPFEEAGEFDRMADGLAKAHRRWPGGVYAFWYPIKDRRAVNAFRSALKDSGIPKITDIVFEIRAASSEPRLDGCGIAVVNLPYGLAKELHTILAALKPLLGENGAGRFAINVLTGENGGA; the protein is encoded by the coding sequence ATGAACTATCGCCACGTCTACCATGCCGGGAACTTCGCCGATGTCGTCAAGCACGCGGCTCTGACGCGGATCGTGGAATACCTGAAGAAGAAGGAGGCTTCCTTCCGTGTGATCGACACTCATGCGGGACGCGGACTCTACGATCTTTCCTCGGCCGAAGCGCAGAAGACAGGGGAATGGCGCGATGGAATCGGCAGGGTCATGGAAGCGAAACTGCCGCGCGAGGCCGCACTGCTACTCAAGCCCTATCTCGACGCCGTCGCCGCTTTCAATCCCGAAGGCGGGCTTCGGCAGTACCCCGGATCGCCGCTCATTACCCGTGCTCTGCTGCGCAAGCAGGACAGGCTCTCGGCAATCGAGTTGCACCCCGAAGACGCCGAATCGCTCGCCGCGCAGTTCGAGGGTGACGTGCAGACGCGTGTCATCGTACTGAACGGCTGGCTGGCGCTCGGCGCGCATCTGCCGCCCAAGGAAAAGCGCGGCCTCGTGCTGGTGGACCCGCCCTTCGAGGAAGCCGGCGAGTTCGACAGGATGGCGGACGGCCTTGCAAAAGCCCATCGACGCTGGCCGGGCGGGGTCTACGCGTTCTGGTATCCGATCAAGGACCGGCGCGCGGTCAACGCATTCCGCAGCGCGCTCAAGGACAGCGGAATCCCGAAGATCACCGACATCGTATTCGAGATCCGCGCGGCCTCCTCCGAACCGCGGCTGGACGGCTGCGGCATCGCGGTAGTCAATCTGCCCTATGGTTTGGCAAAGGAACTGCACACCATTCTCGCCGCCCTGAAGCCTCTGCTTGGCGAGAATGGAGCCGGCCGCTTCGCCATCAACGTGCTGACCGGCGAGAACGGCGGCGCTTGA